A stretch of Parvimonas micra DNA encodes these proteins:
- a CDS encoding HAD family hydrolase, which translates to MYKLIALDMDGTTFNENHEISDEVKDSLFYAMSKGVKIAFISGREEFTVKEILKNLNLDTYYGALNGSLISTTYSEVPKFVKSLEKKYIFDVLDIIENNGFSPIIFLKDFIFTKDLKDEYVEIISKFINPEIARVKDVKQYIKDNKLEEKVLKIGICQEYDVLKELDDKFTDTIKNEYTISFSLPFFLELMAKDTDKGSCLKEICRLNNIDISETIAMGDGENDIPMLNICGLSVAMENAMENVKKNVDYITDTNKNDGVAKAIRKFV; encoded by the coding sequence ATGTATAAGTTAATAGCGCTTGATATGGATGGCACTACTTTTAACGAAAATCATGAAATATCTGATGAAGTTAAAGATAGCTTATTTTATGCTATGAGTAAAGGTGTAAAAATCGCATTTATCTCAGGTAGAGAAGAATTTACAGTAAAAGAAATTTTAAAAAATTTAAATTTAGATACTTACTATGGAGCTTTAAACGGCAGTTTGATTTCTACAACTTATAGTGAAGTTCCAAAATTTGTAAAGAGTCTAGAAAAAAAGTATATTTTTGATGTTTTAGATATTATTGAAAATAACGGTTTTTCACCTATTATTTTCTTAAAGGATTTTATTTTTACCAAAGATTTAAAGGATGAATATGTTGAAATTATTTCAAAATTTATTAATCCTGAAATAGCTAGAGTTAAAGATGTAAAACAATATATTAAAGATAATAAATTGGAAGAAAAAGTTTTGAAAATAGGAATTTGTCAAGAATATGATGTATTAAAAGAATTGGACGATAAATTTACTGATACAATAAAGAATGAATACACTATTTCTTTTTCTCTTCCTTTTTTTCTTGAGTTAATGGCAAAAGATACGGATAAAGGCTCTTGCTTAAAAGAAATATGCAGGCTAAATAATATAGATATATCAGAAACTATTGCAATGGGTGATGGAGAAAATGATATACCCATGCTAAATATTTGTGGACTTTCTGTTGCAATGGAAAATGCAATGGAAAATGTTAAGAAAAATGTTGATTATATAACTGATACGAATAAAAATGACGGGGTTGCAAAAGCCATAAGAAAATTTGTTTAG
- a CDS encoding GspE/PulE family protein, which produces MEKNFVEKIENVESFVNEVILNAIKNNASDIHFEPREDNFYIRYRIDGELIDVYQINSFNAPIIISRIKIISKMDITIKRMPQDGRLDFDYNGNLVDIRVASVPVILGEKIVMRILNAGNFKIDIENLGLYDEERRLIENIIKSPNGVLIISGPTGSGKSSTLYSFVKKLQNENINIITLEDPVEVRISGINQININSALGLDFAAGLRAMLRQDFEVGLVGEMRDRETANIALRAGITGHLIFTTLHTADTVSAIIRLLNLGIENYVISSGVIAILSQRLVRKLCPKCKIKRDLTNFEKEIFKENNLETPEYIYEKCGCEDCNRGYIGRTLILESLVLDDEIKEIINGNCNSVRLYEYFKKNGNESLYKNGLRKIADGITSFEEVNKILFSLGEF; this is translated from the coding sequence ATGGAAAAGAATTTTGTTGAAAAAATCGAAAATGTGGAAAGTTTTGTAAATGAAGTAATTTTAAATGCAATTAAAAATAATGCTTCAGATATACATTTTGAGCCTAGAGAAGACAATTTTTATATAAGATATAGAATTGATGGAGAACTTATTGATGTTTATCAAATAAATAGTTTTAATGCTCCAATTATTATTTCTCGTATAAAAATTATTTCAAAAATGGATATTACAATTAAGAGAATGCCACAAGATGGAAGACTGGATTTTGATTATAATGGAAATTTAGTTGACATTAGAGTTGCATCAGTTCCTGTAATTTTGGGCGAAAAAATTGTAATGAGAATTTTAAATGCTGGAAATTTTAAAATTGACATAGAAAATCTAGGATTATATGATGAAGAAAGACGATTAATTGAAAATATAATAAAAAGTCCAAACGGAGTTCTTATCATAAGTGGCCCTACAGGAAGTGGAAAGTCATCTACATTGTATTCATTTGTAAAAAAATTACAAAATGAAAATATCAACATAATTACTTTGGAAGATCCTGTTGAAGTTAGAATTAGTGGAATAAATCAAATAAATATAAATTCAGCTTTGGGACTTGACTTTGCGGCAGGTCTTAGGGCGATGTTAAGACAAGATTTTGAAGTTGGATTAGTTGGAGAGATGAGAGATAGAGAAACTGCAAATATTGCTCTAAGAGCAGGAATAACAGGTCATCTTATCTTTACAACTTTGCATACTGCAGACACAGTTTCAGCAATAATAAGACTTTTGAATTTAGGAATAGAAAATTATGTTATTTCTTCAGGTGTAATAGCAATTTTATCTCAAAGGCTTGTTAGAAAACTTTGCCCAAAATGTAAAATTAAAAGAGATTTAACAAATTTTGAAAAAGAAATTTTTAAAGAAAATAATCTTGAAACACCTGAATATATCTATGAAAAATGTGGTTGTGAAGATTGTAATAGAGGATATATTGGTAGAACTTTAATTTTGGAATCTTTAGTTTTAGATGATGAAATAAAAGAAATAATAAATGGAAATTGTAATAGTGTAAGACTTTATGAATATTTTAAGAAAAACGGAAATGAAAGTTTATATAAAAACGGATTAAGAAAAATTGCAGATGGAATAACGAGTTTTGAGGAAGTAAATAAAATTTTATTTTCATTAGGAGAATTTTAA